Proteins from one Bradyrhizobium roseum genomic window:
- a CDS encoding PAS domain-containing protein: MKHPSSRDFFAYWDAKRGDARAPDRSEIEPGAVRELLGDIFVLSYDSDAGYPFRVAGTRVSALLGRDLKDTSFAALFTPDSRLEIEDVVSHVAEEMLPAIAGITATSDDGTTAHLELLLLPFNNRAHAPVSLTGVLAPFESDLCTISDFKVTSWRYLHRPQKLVPRALRKLAIARGFMVYEGLR, translated from the coding sequence ATGAAACACCCATCGAGCCGCGATTTCTTCGCCTATTGGGATGCGAAGCGCGGCGATGCGCGGGCGCCGGACCGCAGCGAGATCGAACCCGGCGCGGTGCGCGAGCTGCTCGGCGACATCTTCGTGCTTTCCTACGACAGCGACGCCGGCTATCCGTTCCGCGTCGCTGGAACGCGGGTCAGCGCCCTGCTCGGCCGCGACCTCAAGGATACGAGTTTTGCCGCGCTGTTCACCCCGGACAGCCGCCTCGAGATCGAGGACGTCGTCAGCCACGTGGCCGAGGAAATGCTGCCGGCCATCGCCGGCATCACCGCCACCTCGGACGACGGGACGACCGCTCATCTGGAGCTGCTGCTGCTGCCGTTCAACAATCGCGCCCATGCACCGGTCAGCCTGACCGGCGTGCTGGCTCCATTCGAAAGCGACCTCTGCACGATTTCCGATTTCAAGGTGACGTCGTGGCGCTACCTGCACCGGCCGCAAAAACTCGTGCCACGCGCCTTGCGCAAGCTCGCCATCGCGCGCGGCTTCATGGTGTATGAGGGCTTGCGGTAA
- the poxB gene encoding ubiquinone-dependent pyruvate dehydrogenase translates to MTIDNVADLVAETLAQAGVKRIFGVVGDSLNGLTDALRKRKAIDWIHVRHEEVAAFAAAGEAQITGELAVCAGSCGPGNLHLINGLFDAHRSRTPVLAIAAQIPSAEIGGGYFQETHPQELFRECSHYCELVSDPAQLPYVLENAIRAAVGQRGVAVIVIPGDIALRPAPKRGISPNAGLLPAQPIVRPGEGELEALATLLNGAKRVTLFCGRGCAGAHDGLMRLAETLKSPIVHALGGKEHVEFDNPYDVGMTGFIGFSSGYAAMHACDVLLMLGTDFPYKQFLPTDAKIAQVDIRPENLGRRCKLDLGLVGDVGATIGALLPKLTAKADRKHLDDSLAHYRKARAGLDDLAKGTPGQKPIHPQYLARLLSEQASEDAVFTADVGTPTIWAARYLAMNGRRRLIGSWVHGSMANAMAHAIGAQAAQKGRQVVSMSGDGGFAMLMGDLITLTQMKLPVKVVIFNNGVLGFVAMEMKASGFIETGVDLKNPDFAAMARAMGIRAVRVEDPGELPNAIRDVLAHDGPAVLDVVTATQELSLPPTITAEQIKGFSLWVLRAVMSGRGDEVIDVAKTNLLSR, encoded by the coding sequence ATGACGATCGACAATGTCGCAGACCTTGTCGCGGAGACGCTGGCCCAGGCCGGCGTCAAGCGCATCTTCGGTGTCGTCGGCGACAGCCTCAACGGCCTCACCGACGCGTTGCGCAAGCGAAAGGCGATCGACTGGATTCACGTCCGGCATGAAGAGGTCGCAGCCTTTGCCGCCGCGGGCGAGGCGCAGATCACCGGCGAGCTTGCGGTGTGCGCGGGGTCGTGCGGGCCGGGTAATTTGCATCTCATCAACGGCCTGTTCGATGCGCACCGCAGCCGCACGCCGGTGCTGGCGATTGCCGCGCAGATCCCGTCCGCCGAAATCGGTGGCGGCTATTTTCAGGAGACGCATCCGCAGGAGCTGTTCCGCGAATGCAGCCATTATTGCGAACTGGTTTCCGATCCGGCGCAATTGCCGTACGTCCTCGAAAACGCCATTCGTGCGGCCGTGGGCCAGCGCGGCGTCGCCGTCATCGTCATCCCCGGCGATATTGCGTTGCGTCCGGCGCCCAAGCGCGGCATTTCGCCGAATGCGGGGTTGTTGCCGGCGCAGCCCATCGTCCGGCCGGGCGAGGGCGAACTCGAGGCGCTGGCCACGCTCCTCAACGGTGCCAAGCGCGTCACGCTGTTCTGCGGCCGCGGCTGTGCCGGCGCCCATGACGGCCTGATGCGGCTGGCCGAGACGCTAAAGAGCCCGATCGTGCATGCGCTCGGCGGCAAGGAGCACGTCGAGTTCGACAATCCCTACGATGTCGGGATGACCGGCTTCATCGGCTTCTCGTCCGGCTATGCCGCGATGCATGCGTGCGATGTTCTGCTGATGCTCGGGACTGATTTCCCCTACAAGCAGTTCCTGCCGACCGATGCGAAGATCGCGCAGGTCGATATCCGGCCCGAAAACCTCGGCCGCCGCTGCAAGCTCGACCTCGGCCTCGTCGGCGATGTCGGCGCCACCATCGGCGCGTTGTTGCCGAAGCTGACAGCGAAGGCGGATCGCAAGCATCTCGACGACAGCCTGGCGCACTACCGGAAGGCGCGTGCCGGATTGGATGACCTCGCCAAGGGAACGCCGGGGCAGAAGCCGATCCACCCGCAATATCTGGCGCGCCTCCTGAGCGAGCAGGCGTCTGAGGACGCGGTATTCACCGCCGACGTCGGCACGCCGACGATCTGGGCGGCGCGCTATCTCGCCATGAACGGCCGCCGGCGCCTGATCGGTTCCTGGGTGCACGGCTCGATGGCCAACGCGATGGCGCATGCGATCGGCGCGCAGGCAGCGCAGAAGGGGCGGCAGGTCGTCTCGATGTCGGGCGACGGCGGGTTTGCCATGCTGATGGGCGACCTGATCACGCTGACGCAGATGAAGCTGCCGGTGAAGGTCGTGATCTTCAACAACGGCGTGCTGGGGTTCGTGGCGATGGAGATGAAGGCCTCCGGCTTCATCGAGACCGGGGTTGATCTCAAAAATCCCGATTTCGCTGCGATGGCCCGGGCCATGGGTATTCGTGCGGTGCGGGTGGAAGATCCGGGTGAACTGCCGAACGCGATCCGCGACGTGCTGGCCCATGACGGGCCTGCCGTTCTTGATGTCGTCACCGCGACGCAGGAATTGTCATTGCCGCCGACGATCACGGCCGAGCAGATCAAGGGCTTTAGCCTCTGGGTGCTCCGCGCCGTGATGAGCGGGCGTGGCGACGAGGTGATCGACGTGGCGAAGACCAACCTGCTGTCGCGATAG
- a CDS encoding enoyl-CoA hydratase-related protein → MPGVKRERDDSVGVLTLDEPETLNAMTPDLLGDLAAAIGEIDADPQVRALVLTGAGRGFCSGQNLKAAQILGDDIAAGVMKYYWPAFKAMRACRVPIVVAVNGVAAGGGFSLAMAGDMIVAARSARFIQVFSRIALVPDLGSTWMLPRLVGRQRALELMMTNEPLTADQAKEWGLVREVIDDASLRDGALALARRLASGPTRALVATRRLIDDSEHAGYEDQFRREIETQAEIRLSADAVEGRNAFLEKRAAVFTGR, encoded by the coding sequence ATGCCGGGAGTGAAGCGGGAACGCGATGACAGCGTCGGCGTGCTGACGCTGGACGAGCCGGAGACGCTGAACGCCATGACGCCCGATCTGCTGGGCGATCTTGCGGCCGCCATCGGCGAAATCGATGCTGATCCGCAGGTAAGAGCGCTGGTGCTGACCGGCGCCGGCCGCGGTTTCTGCTCGGGCCAGAACCTCAAGGCCGCCCAGATCCTCGGTGACGATATCGCCGCGGGCGTGATGAAGTATTACTGGCCGGCGTTCAAGGCGATGCGTGCGTGCCGCGTTCCGATCGTGGTCGCGGTCAACGGCGTCGCGGCCGGCGGCGGCTTCAGCCTTGCGATGGCGGGCGACATGATCGTTGCCGCGCGTTCGGCTCGCTTCATTCAGGTGTTCAGCCGGATTGCGCTGGTTCCCGATCTCGGCTCGACCTGGATGCTGCCGCGCCTCGTCGGCCGGCAGCGTGCGCTCGAACTGATGATGACCAACGAGCCGCTGACGGCCGATCAGGCAAAAGAGTGGGGGCTGGTCCGTGAAGTCATCGACGATGCGTCCCTTCGCGACGGCGCGCTCGCCCTGGCGCGCAGGCTCGCAAGCGGCCCGACGCGCGCGCTGGTCGCGACGCGCCGTCTGATCGACGATAGCGAACACGCCGGCTATGAGGATCAGTTCCGCCGTGAGATCGAAACGCAGGCGGAAATCCGTCTCAGCGCCGACGCGGTGGAAGGGCGCAACGCGTTCCTCGAAAAACGTGCGGCGGTATTCACCGGACGCTGA
- a CDS encoding DASS family sodium-coupled anion symporter gives MAIVEQTSAGGSVAGDGRQSWIRANWGLLLAVGVLAVILLLPTPADLPVAGHRMLAILGFAIIVWMTEAIDYAVSAIVIAALMAFLLGLAPSVANPKVLMGTSAALGLAFSGFANTALVLVAAALFLAAAMTATGLDKRIALTILSRAGTETRNVVIGTIVVGFVIALMVPSTTARVACLVPITLGIISAFGVNRRGAFAGMLMITTVQTASIWNVGIKTAAAQNMVAIGFIEKAFGRTVTWLEWLIAAGPFAVLMCVALYFVMTRMMPAEVAHVPGGREGIRKSLSELGPMKPSEIKLLLLSITLIGFWATESVLHKFDTSTTTITAVALMFLPGLGIMSWKEAQPKIPWGTVVLFGVGISLGTALLQTTAATWLANIVVDAFGLRNATTLFILGVMSLFLVVIHLGFASATALASAMIPIVIAVLKSVATPGINAIGMTILLQFVVSFGFILVVNAPQNMVAYGTDTFSARDFVRTGLVLTVIALALVMLLAATYWRWLGYV, from the coding sequence ATGGCTATCGTAGAACAGACATCTGCAGGCGGCTCGGTCGCAGGCGACGGGCGCCAGAGCTGGATCCGGGCCAACTGGGGCTTGCTGCTCGCCGTCGGCGTGCTGGCTGTCATTCTGCTGCTGCCGACGCCGGCGGACCTGCCGGTCGCGGGGCATCGCATGCTCGCCATTCTCGGCTTCGCAATCATTGTCTGGATGACGGAGGCGATCGACTACGCGGTTTCGGCGATCGTGATCGCCGCGCTGATGGCGTTCCTGCTCGGACTGGCGCCGAGCGTCGCCAATCCCAAAGTGCTGATGGGGACGAGCGCCGCGCTCGGTCTCGCCTTCAGCGGCTTTGCAAACACCGCGCTGGTGCTGGTGGCGGCGGCGCTGTTTTTGGCGGCGGCCATGACGGCAACCGGCCTGGACAAGCGCATCGCGCTGACCATCCTGTCGCGGGCCGGCACCGAAACCCGGAACGTCGTCATCGGCACCATTGTGGTTGGCTTCGTGATCGCGCTGATGGTGCCTTCGACAACCGCGCGGGTGGCCTGTCTGGTACCTATCACGCTCGGCATTATCTCGGCCTTCGGCGTCAACCGGCGCGGCGCCTTTGCCGGCATGCTGATGATCACGACGGTGCAGACCGCAAGCATCTGGAACGTCGGCATCAAGACCGCGGCCGCGCAAAACATGGTGGCGATCGGCTTCATCGAGAAGGCGTTCGGCCGAACCGTCACCTGGCTGGAATGGCTGATCGCCGCCGGGCCGTTCGCGGTGCTGATGTGTGTCGCCCTGTATTTCGTGATGACACGGATGATGCCGGCGGAAGTGGCGCATGTACCGGGCGGCCGGGAAGGGATCCGCAAATCGCTGTCCGAGCTCGGGCCGATGAAGCCGTCAGAGATCAAGCTGCTGCTGCTGTCGATCACGCTGATCGGGTTTTGGGCGACCGAAAGTGTGCTGCACAAATTCGATACCAGCACGACGACCATCACCGCGGTGGCGCTGATGTTCCTGCCGGGCCTTGGCATCATGAGCTGGAAGGAGGCGCAGCCAAAAATCCCGTGGGGCACTGTGGTGCTGTTCGGCGTCGGCATCAGCCTCGGCACCGCGCTGCTGCAGACCACGGCGGCGACCTGGCTCGCCAACATCGTCGTCGATGCATTCGGCCTGAGGAACGCGACCACGTTGTTCATCCTTGGCGTGATGAGCCTGTTCCTGGTCGTTATTCACCTCGGCTTCGCCAGCGCCACGGCGCTGGCATCGGCCATGATTCCGATCGTCATTGCCGTGCTGAAGAGCGTGGCGACGCCCGGCATCAACGCCATCGGCATGACCATACTGCTGCAGTTCGTGGTGAGCTTCGGCTTCATCCTGGTGGTGAACGCGCCGCAGAATATGGTCGCCTATGGCACCGACACATTCAGCGCCCGCGATTTCGTCCGCACGGGCTTGGTGCTGACGGTGATCGCGCTTGCGCTGGTGATGCTGCTGGCCGCGACTTATTGGCGCTGGCTGGGTTACGTGTGA
- a CDS encoding DUF3775 domain-containing protein — MRKAPSLSISPEKVFFIVTKSRQSDGTATELDANSTSADDDAVHGSDDNGRITDRSELAGFIRGLNVDEQIDLVALMWLGRGDGDLDSWKDLRQEASHAHNNRTAHYLIETPMLADYLEEALSQFGKSFEDFEAPL, encoded by the coding sequence ATGCGAAAAGCGCCCAGCCTGTCGATCTCACCGGAAAAAGTGTTTTTCATCGTCACAAAGTCGCGGCAGTCCGACGGCACGGCGACCGAACTGGATGCCAATTCCACGTCCGCCGACGACGATGCCGTCCACGGCTCTGACGACAACGGCAGGATCACCGACCGATCGGAGCTAGCCGGCTTCATCCGAGGCCTGAATGTCGACGAGCAGATCGATCTGGTCGCCTTGATGTGGCTCGGTCGCGGCGACGGCGATCTCGACAGCTGGAAAGACCTGCGTCAGGAGGCTTCACACGCCCACAACAACCGGACGGCGCACTACCTGATCGAGACCCCGATGCTTGCCGATTATCTGGAGGAGGCCTTGTCGCAGTTCGGCAAGTCTTTCGAGGATTTCGAGGCGCCTCTCTGA
- a CDS encoding host attachment protein, which yields MDKIRIGTGDWIVVCDGGKALILENRGDRVFPNLHTREVHELPNPSTHAQGSDAPGRVHQSGGGARSSVEQTDWHDESERAFLKTLAERLDVAVTTGETSAVTIVASPRALGMIRSDYSAAVRKALHGEIAKDLIKMPVYEIEKQLLAGA from the coding sequence ATGGACAAGATCAGGATCGGCACGGGCGACTGGATCGTCGTCTGTGATGGCGGCAAGGCGCTGATTCTCGAAAACCGTGGCGACCGCGTGTTTCCGAATTTGCATACCAGGGAAGTGCACGAGCTACCGAACCCGTCCACCCATGCGCAGGGCAGCGATGCGCCCGGCCGCGTGCACCAGTCGGGTGGCGGGGCACGAAGCTCGGTCGAGCAGACCGACTGGCACGACGAGTCAGAGCGAGCATTTCTCAAGACCCTGGCAGAGCGGTTGGACGTTGCCGTCACGACCGGCGAAACCTCGGCGGTGACCATTGTCGCCTCGCCTCGCGCGCTCGGCATGATCAGATCGGACTATTCGGCCGCGGTTCGAAAGGCGCTTCACGGCGAGATCGCCAAGGACCTGATCAAGATGCCGGTCTATGAGATCGAGAAGCAGCTTCTGGCGGGAGCATGA
- a CDS encoding PilZ domain-containing protein, whose protein sequence is MSFAQKKTTTLPSAEERRRFQRVKVHLLGRYMLPDRREFPCQIINMSPGGLALLAPGIGNVGDRVIAYLDHIGRVEGKITRIIDNGFAMTVGATARKRDKLAAQLTWLANRDILNLPEDRRHDRIIPRNPIALMTLEDGSKMTCRIIDLSLSGAAIAAENRPPLKSLVMLGKVQSRVVRNLEEGFALEFVHEQVAEAIEDAVTAR, encoded by the coding sequence ATGTCGTTTGCGCAAAAGAAAACAACCACTCTACCCTCCGCCGAGGAGCGACGGCGCTTTCAGCGTGTCAAAGTCCACCTGCTCGGCCGCTACATGTTGCCGGACCGCCGTGAATTTCCTTGCCAGATCATTAACATGTCGCCCGGCGGACTGGCCCTGCTGGCGCCCGGCATCGGCAATGTCGGCGACCGCGTGATCGCCTATCTCGATCATATCGGCCGGGTCGAAGGCAAAATCACCCGCATCATCGACAACGGCTTTGCGATGACGGTGGGCGCCACCGCGCGCAAGCGCGACAAGCTGGCCGCTCAGCTCACCTGGCTCGCCAACCGCGACATCCTCAACCTACCGGAAGACCGCCGCCACGACCGCATCATTCCGCGCAATCCGATCGCGCTGATGACGCTCGAGGATGGTAGCAAGATGACCTGCCGCATCATCGACCTCTCGCTGTCGGGCGCCGCGATCGCCGCGGAAAACCGCCCGCCGCTGAAATCGCTGGTCATGCTGGGCAAGGTGCAGTCCCGCGTGGTGCGAAACCTCGAGGAAGGCTTCGCGCTGGAGTTCGTCCACGAGCAAGTGGCCGAGGCTATCGAAGACGCGGTTACCGCGCGGTAA
- a CDS encoding transglutaminase-like cysteine peptidase, with product MFFRGQGKGLAVIAILLGMSVSAKAGDAIYASLGETARSPIGWVEFCAENAGECRGGTSQPRDIVMSQTAWRDLVRVNKWVNETIKPITDMDHWGVIEKWSLPTDGYGDCEDYVLLKRKMLIDAGWPREALLITVVRDKKGEGHAVLTVKSDKGEFVLDNQNESVLAWTDTGYRFVKRQSQSDPNLWVSLGDSRPAVATASSRDR from the coding sequence ATGTTTTTCAGGGGACAGGGGAAGGGACTGGCGGTCATCGCCATCCTTCTGGGAATGAGCGTCTCGGCAAAAGCCGGCGACGCCATCTATGCCAGCCTTGGCGAGACCGCGCGCTCGCCGATCGGCTGGGTCGAATTCTGCGCCGAGAACGCCGGCGAATGCCGCGGCGGCACCTCGCAGCCCCGCGACATCGTGATGTCGCAGACGGCGTGGCGCGATCTGGTGCGGGTCAACAAGTGGGTGAACGAGACCATCAAGCCGATCACCGACATGGATCATTGGGGTGTGATCGAGAAATGGTCGTTGCCGACGGACGGTTACGGCGACTGCGAAGACTATGTGCTTCTGAAGCGCAAGATGCTGATCGACGCCGGATGGCCGCGCGAAGCGCTGCTGATCACGGTGGTGCGCGACAAGAAGGGCGAAGGCCACGCGGTGCTGACGGTGAAGAGCGACAAGGGCGAATTCGTTCTCGACAACCAGAACGAAAGCGTCCTGGCGTGGACCGACACCGGCTACCGCTTCGTCAAGCGTCAGTCGCAGAGCGATCCCAATCTGTGGGTTTCGCTCGGTGACAGCCGCCCGGCGGTCGCCACCGCTTCGTCACGCGATCGATAA
- a CDS encoding GNAT family N-acetyltransferase: MDMLVKLYALPPSGDVFERLGQASIITRRALAPEKHTVVGWVRENFSEHWASEVDVAFSRQPVSCFIAVRQKTILGFACHDATCPNFFGPTGVHPNDRKSGIGKALLFNCLEAMRQQGYGYAIIGGVGPAEFYAKAVGAIPIEGSEPGVYRGLL; the protein is encoded by the coding sequence ATGGACATGCTGGTCAAGCTGTATGCGCTGCCGCCCTCCGGCGATGTGTTCGAGCGGCTGGGCCAGGCCTCCATCATAACGCGGCGCGCGCTCGCGCCGGAAAAGCACACGGTCGTTGGTTGGGTGCGCGAGAATTTCAGCGAGCATTGGGCCAGCGAAGTGGATGTGGCGTTTTCCCGCCAGCCCGTATCCTGCTTCATCGCCGTCCGGCAAAAGACCATTTTGGGATTTGCCTGCCACGATGCGACCTGCCCGAACTTCTTCGGTCCTACCGGCGTTCACCCGAACGATCGAAAGAGCGGAATCGGCAAGGCGCTGCTGTTCAACTGCCTCGAAGCGATGAGGCAGCAGGGCTACGGCTACGCCATCATCGGCGGCGTGGGCCCTGCGGAGTTCTATGCAAAGGCGGTCGGCGCAATACCGATCGAGGGCTCCGAACCCGGTGTCTATCGCGGGCTGCTGTAA
- a CDS encoding dienelactone hydrolase family protein, with amino-acid sequence MSAEPLPTSDVIGLTKVAPFSRRGFMTASAAVTAGYTLAAGPVRADVIKTDSSGLVTGDAKIKVADGEMPGYFAKPAVVSNPPVVLVAMEIFGLHEYIKDVTRRLAKLGAFAVAPDYYYRKGADLTKITDIPQLLPIVNAKPDAELLSDLDSTVAWAKSQGGDTSKLGIIGFCRGGRTVWEYAAHSGTLKAGAAFYGPLIDPPNPVWPKSPTQLAPEMKAPVLGLYGEADTGIPVATVEAFKAALAANKKTAEFKIYPAAPHGFHADYRPSYRKDAAEDAWSQMQTWFKKYGVLS; translated from the coding sequence ATGAGCGCCGAACCCCTGCCAACCTCAGATGTCATCGGGCTGACGAAGGTCGCACCTTTCTCACGACGCGGCTTCATGACCGCGTCTGCCGCCGTGACGGCGGGCTATACGCTGGCAGCCGGCCCGGTGCGCGCCGACGTGATCAAAACCGACAGCAGTGGCCTCGTCACCGGCGACGCCAAGATCAAGGTCGCCGACGGCGAGATGCCCGGTTATTTCGCGAAGCCCGCGGTCGTCAGCAACCCGCCGGTGGTGCTGGTGGCGATGGAGATCTTTGGCCTGCACGAATACATCAAGGACGTGACCCGGCGGCTCGCCAAGCTCGGCGCGTTCGCGGTGGCGCCGGATTATTATTACCGCAAGGGCGCCGACCTGACCAAGATCACGGATATTCCGCAGTTGCTTCCGATCGTGAATGCGAAGCCGGACGCCGAGCTGCTATCCGACCTCGACAGCACCGTCGCCTGGGCCAAATCGCAGGGCGGCGACACGTCAAAGCTGGGAATCATCGGGTTCTGCCGCGGCGGCCGCACGGTCTGGGAATATGCCGCCCACTCCGGCACGCTGAAGGCCGGCGCCGCGTTCTATGGCCCGCTGATCGATCCGCCGAATCCGGTCTGGCCAAAGAGCCCGACGCAGCTTGCGCCCGAGATGAAAGCGCCCGTCCTGGGCCTCTACGGCGAGGCCGACACCGGCATTCCCGTCGCCACGGTGGAAGCCTTCAAGGCCGCATTGGCCGCCAACAAGAAGACGGCCGAGTTCAAGATCTATCCCGCCGCACCGCATGGCTTCCATGCCGACTATCGCCCGAGCTACCGCAAGGACGCGGCCGAGGACGCCTGGAGCCAGATGCAGACCTGGTTCAAAAAGTACGGCGTGTTGAGCTAG
- a CDS encoding ShlB/FhaC/HecB family hemolysin secretion/activation protein codes for MGCAVAIAAEGIAWAQVVERNLPPEPPRRASAVKIGADELLRSDDATPLGVDVQAIVLIGADGGAKSVRGAKGIDVSEVRGIDAAALREQLTSFLDRPLSRKLIAEVQAAVAAAYRDGGRPFVSVTLPPQEVSSGVLQLRVIVFKVANTKVTGAAAERYPQSRIRLVPGQEIDARKLETDLDWANRNPFRQVEAVFGPGKDLGLTDVNIQVTDRKPWQVYAGYANSGTRLTDRNRYYVGASGAPSADIIASYQFTGSGNFWVDDGLFNRPDDARYVSQAGRLLTPLGLRTSLEVVGDHVLTNERPSNLFRIKTQTSQASAIVRTALSDLLAPAVGDLLGGVELKHQLRTTIFDGTPVAEGSADVAQLVVGWNGRWSDNLGSNTLDVRFKSNPGGILTGNNSLAWNVFTNGRVTDVQTNFVTLEFGRMTPLPKGLSLKSEVSVLASSKPLPDTERIGLGGIHAVRGYVTEDGAVDQAMILRNSLYVSMPSMPSWMPGTLAPFLLADVGWGRDLFSRRDSTLSSLGAGFDLAAGSNFNSRVLAARAMTDGLQTPAGSWRVSLQASVNY; via the coding sequence ATGGGCTGCGCTGTTGCGATCGCCGCTGAGGGCATCGCATGGGCACAGGTGGTAGAGCGCAATCTGCCGCCGGAGCCGCCGCGCCGCGCGTCGGCGGTCAAGATCGGGGCCGACGAACTTCTCAGGAGCGACGACGCAACGCCGCTCGGCGTCGACGTTCAGGCCATCGTCCTGATTGGCGCAGACGGCGGCGCCAAGTCGGTCAGGGGCGCGAAGGGTATCGATGTGAGCGAGGTCCGCGGAATCGACGCCGCCGCGCTTCGCGAGCAGCTCACGTCATTCCTCGATCGGCCGCTCAGCCGCAAGCTGATCGCCGAAGTGCAGGCGGCGGTGGCCGCGGCCTACCGCGACGGCGGTCGTCCATTCGTGTCGGTCACGCTGCCGCCGCAGGAAGTATCGTCCGGCGTCCTCCAGTTGCGCGTCATCGTCTTCAAGGTCGCCAACACCAAGGTGACGGGAGCCGCGGCCGAGCGCTATCCGCAAAGCCGCATCCGCCTCGTCCCAGGGCAGGAGATCGATGCCCGCAAGCTCGAGACCGATCTCGACTGGGCCAACCGCAATCCGTTTCGGCAGGTCGAAGCGGTGTTTGGTCCCGGCAAGGATCTCGGCCTGACCGACGTCAATATCCAGGTGACGGACCGCAAGCCGTGGCAGGTGTATGCCGGCTACGCCAACAGCGGCACACGCCTGACCGACCGCAATCGGTATTATGTCGGGGCCAGCGGGGCGCCCTCCGCCGATATCATCGCCTCCTATCAGTTCACCGGCAGCGGCAATTTCTGGGTGGACGACGGGCTGTTCAACCGGCCCGACGACGCCAGGTATGTCAGCCAGGCGGGGCGGTTGCTGACGCCGCTCGGATTACGCACGAGCCTCGAAGTCGTCGGCGATCATGTGCTGACCAATGAGCGGCCCAGCAATCTGTTCCGGATCAAGACGCAAACCAGTCAGGCATCGGCGATCGTTCGGACTGCGCTGTCCGATCTGCTGGCGCCTGCGGTCGGCGATCTGCTCGGCGGTGTCGAACTCAAGCACCAGCTGCGCACCACCATCTTCGACGGCACGCCCGTTGCGGAGGGCAGCGCCGACGTTGCCCAACTGGTGGTCGGATGGAACGGGCGGTGGTCGGACAATCTGGGCAGCAACACCCTCGACGTTCGTTTCAAGTCCAATCCCGGTGGCATCCTTACCGGCAACAATTCGCTCGCCTGGAACGTCTTCACCAATGGACGCGTCACCGACGTGCAGACCAACTTTGTCACCCTCGAGTTCGGCCGCATGACGCCGCTGCCGAAGGGCCTGTCGTTGAAATCGGAAGTGTCCGTGTTGGCGTCCTCCAAGCCGCTTCCGGACACCGAACGCATCGGGCTCGGCGGAATCCACGCCGTACGCGGCTATGTGACCGAAGACGGCGCGGTCGACCAGGCCATGATCCTGCGCAACTCGCTCTACGTCTCGATGCCCAGCATGCCTTCCTGGATGCCGGGCACGCTGGCGCCGTTCCTGCTGGCCGACGTCGGATGGGGGCGGGATCTGTTTTCCCGGCGCGACTCCACGCTGTCGTCGCTAGGCGCCGGCTTCGACTTGGCGGCCGGCTCGAACTTCAATTCCAGAGTGCTGGCGGCAAGGGCCATGACCGACGGGCTGCAAACCCCGGCAGGATCCTGGCGTGTTTCGCTGCAGGCGTCAGTCAATTATTGA